A stretch of Triticum aestivum cultivar Chinese Spring chromosome 1D, IWGSC CS RefSeq v2.1, whole genome shotgun sequence DNA encodes these proteins:
- the LOC123180116 gene encoding alcohol dehydrogenase-like 4, with protein MATNGYSNGGSTKGKPIKCKAAVAWGPGEPLVMQEVEVAPPARMEVRVKVLYTSICHTDLSFWRGENERQRRFPRILGHEAAGVVESVGEGVEDLAPGDHVVPIFNGECGTCAYCHSSATNLCGTYRVDAFKSTMVSDDGTRFSVVNTSGDTVPVYHFLNTSTFAEYTVLDAACAVKINPAAPLQKMCLLSCGISTGVGAAWNTANVSKGSTVAIFGLGAVGLAVGEGARIRGASRIIGVDINPEKFAKGKEMGITDFISPKACGKPVHEVIKELTDGGVDYSFECSGNVDVLREAFVSTHDGWGLTVVLGIHPTPRMMPLHPMELFDGRRITGCTFGDFKGKSQLPLLVDQCMQGEVKINFDGFITHEMPFSEINEAFRLLEEGKSLRCVLRL; from the exons ATGGCAACCAATGGGTACTCCAATGGCGGCAGCACCAAGGGAAAGCCCATCAAATGCAAAG CGGCGGTGGCGTGGGGTCCCGGCGAGCCGCTGGTGATGCAGGAGGTGGAGGTGGCGCCGCCGGCGCGCATGGAGGTGCGCGTCAAGGTCCTCTACACCTCCATCTGCCACACCGACCTCAGCTTCTGGAGAGGAGAG AACGAGCGTCAACGCAGGTTCCCTCGCATCCTTGGACACGAGGCAGCCGG AGTGGTGGAGAGCGTGGGTGAAGGCGTGGAGGACCTTGCGCCGGGCGACCACGTCGTCCCCATCTTCAACGGGGAGTGCGGGACGTGCGCCTACTGCCACTCCAGCGCGACCAACCTGTGCGGGACCTACCGCGTGGACGCTTTCAAGAGCACCATGGTTTCCGACGACGGGACGAGGTTCTCCGTGGTAAACACCTCCGGCGACACGGTGCCGGTCTACCACTTCCTCAACACCTCCACCTTCGCCGAGTACACCGTGCTCGACGCCGCGTGCGCCGTCAAGATCAACCCCGCCGCCCCGCTGCAGAAGATGTGCCTCCTCAGCTGTGGTATCTCGACAG GAGTGGGAGCTGCATGGAACACTGCAAACGTGTCCAAGGGCTCCACCGTAGCAATATTCGGACTTGGTGCTGTTGGTCTTGCG GTTGGCGAAGGAGCAAGAATAAGAGGGGCGTCTCGGATCATCGGCGTGGACATCAACCCTGAAAAGTTTGCCAAAG GCAAAGAGATGGGCATCACGGACTTCATCAGCCCGAAGGCGTGCGGCAAGCCTGTCCACGAGGTGATCAAGGAGCTGACAGATGGGGGCGTCGACTACAGCTTCGAGTGCAGTGGCAACGTTGATGTGCTTCGAGAGGCCTTCGTTTCCACACACGAC GGTTGGGGACTGACCGTGGTGCTGGGGATCCATCCGACGCCCAGGATGATGCCACTGCATCCCATGGAGCTCTTCGATGGCCGTCGGATCACCGGGTGCACCTTTGGTGACTTCAAGGGCAAGTCGCAGCTTCCCCTCCTCGTCGACCAGTGCATGCAAGGG GAGGTTAAGATAAACTTCGATGGCTTCATAACCCACGAGATGCCATTCTCGGAGATCAATGAGGCTTTCCGTTTGCTGGAGGAAGGCAAGTCCCTCAGGTGTGTGCTACGTCTGTGA